The Acinetobacter chinensis genomic sequence AGACATCCGTACCGGCGATTTTTTTGAGCATGAAGTTCTGGTTGATGCTGTGGAAAAAGCCAAAGCAGCAGGTGGAGCAGTGCATATCATGGGTTTGTTATCACAGGGTGGCGTACATTCGCATGAAGACCACATTGTCGCGATGTGTGAGCTTGCATTGAAGCGTGGTTCAACAGTGTATTTACATGCGTTCCTGGATGGTCGTGATACACCGCCACGCAGCGCACAGCCGTCACTTGAGAAACTGGATGCACTCTTTGCACAGTATCCGGGTCAGGGGCGCATTGCTACCATGATCGGTCGTTATTTTGCGATGGACCGTGATAACCGCTGGGATCGTGTTGAGCAGGCTTATCGTCTGCTGACTGAAGGTGAAGCTGTCCGTACAGCAGCAACTGCGGTGGAAGGTCTGGAACAGGCTTATGCTGCCAGTGAAAATGATGAATTTGTGAAAGCAACCCGTATCGGTGACATTGCCAGAGTTTCGGACGGTGACAGCATTGTCTTTATGAACTTCCGCGCTGACCGTGCCCGTGAAATCACCAGAGCTTTTGTAGAAAAAGACTTTGCAGGTTTTGAGCGTAAAGTTGTACCTGCGCTATCTAAATTTGTGATGCTGACCCGTTATCAGGCAACCATTGATGCGCCTGTAGCTTATATGCCTGAAGGGTTGAAAAACTCAATCGGTGAATATCTGTCAGGTCTGGGGAAAACTCAGTTACGTATTGCTGAAACTGAAAAATATGCCCATGTGACATTCTTCTTCAGTGGTGGTCGTGAAGATGAATATCCTGGTGAAAAACGTATCCTGATTCCATCTCCGAATGTCGCGACTTACGACCTGCAACCGGAAATGAGTGCGCCTGAAGTTACCGATAACCTTGTAAATGCCATCAATTCCGGTGAGTTTGATCTGCTGGTGGTGAACTATGCCAACGGTGATATGGTTGGGCATACCGGTGTCTTTGATGCTGCAGTGAAAGCTGTTGAAACAGTGGACAGCAGTCTCGGTCGCCTGTATGAAGCAGTGATGGCAAAAAAAGGACATATGCTGATCACAGCCGATCATGGTAATGTGGAGCAGATGCAGGATTATGTCAGCGGTCAGGTACACACTCAGCATACGACTGAACTGGTGCCGTTTATCTATGTTGGTCCAACCTCTGCAACAATTGCTGACGGTGGTGTACTGGCAGATGTCGCACCTACACTGCTCAGCCTGATGCAGATTCCTGTACCTGAAGAAATGAAAGGTCGTAATCTGATTACTTTAAAAAACTAAATCAATTAAAAAGGTGAATGAATGGTTCAGTACGGAAAATCAGTTGTTCTTTTAACAGCATTATTGATGTTTCTGAACCATTCCGCTTTTGCTGCTCCATCAGCAGCAGGCTCAGATTTTGATGAGGGCGAGACACGGACTTATGATGAAGTCCCTGTTGAGCCTATTCAGCAGTTTGTACAGATTTACGGCATTGTCAAAGAAAATTACGTCAATGAAAAAAGTGACGATGCCCTGTTTCAGCAGGCGATTAAAGGTCTGGTTGGTGGTCTGGACCGCTATTCCAGATATCTGTCCCCAGAAGATTATAAACAGCTGCTCCAGTATACCGAAGGCGATATTGCCTCTGTCGATTTTGAACTGGCGTATGACAGTTCCCTGCACCAGTGGGTGATCCAGGGGCTGAAGAAAGATGCCGATTCTTCAAGACAGGGACTGCGTAATGGTGTCAGTGTTTTCAAGGTCGATGACCATGAGTTAAGAAAACTCAACCATGATCAGGTCAATAACCTGCTGACAGGTTCTATTGGCTCAACCTTAAGTATTCAGCTGGCTCAGAACAGCATACCTATCAGCCTGGTCCGCAATAAAAAACTGGAAACAGATATCCAGTCGCAACTTCTGCATAATCAGGTTCTTGTGCTGCGGGTTAAAGTCTTCAAGCAGGAGACTGCCAATGAAATTAAAAACCTGATAGAAGCCCACAGTGGTTCAAAGTTAAAGGCCGTATTGCTTGATCTGCGCAATAATCCGGGTGGACTGTTGTCTTCCGCAGTGGAAACAGCCGATTTATTTCTGAATCAGGGCATTATTGTTTCTACAAAAAGCCGCGCAGAAGGTGATCAGCAGTTTCAGGCATTACCTGGATTTGAGTTTCAGAATTTAAAAGTCGGTATTCTGATTAATAACCGTTCGGCATCTGCCGCAGAAGTATTTACTGCGGCTCTAAAAGAGCATAAACGTGCCTGGGTGATTGGTGAGAAAAGCTATGGCAAAGGAGTGGTACAGAAGCTGTTCCCACTGAGTAATGGTGCTGCTTTACAGATGACGGTTTCGCATTATTACACCCCGAGTGGGCGTATGATTGAAGGAACAGGGATTTATCCTGATCAGCTCTATCCTCTGCAACAGGATGTCAAGGAAGATATTTACCTTAATCATGTTGCAGAGATGCTCGTAAACCGTAAATAAACTGAGAAATCAGTCTTCGTCGCTGTCCAGTCCAAATTTTTTCAGGCGGTAGCGCAAAGAACGGAAAGACATTCCCAGTTTTTTTGCTGCCAGTGTTCTGTTCCAGTGGGTCAGATTCAAAGCATTCATCAGAATTTCTTTTTCAACCTTTTCCAGGTGAAGTTCCAGACCTTCCTCGGGTAACTTCCGTGTGGAAGAAACGACAGGCTCACTGACTGTCTGAGGTGCTGTTTCTTCAGTTTCACTGCTGCTTTGCAGTGGTTTTACCGAGAACTGACGTAAAGGCGCACTCTGTAAATGCTGAAGATCAATCTGGCTGTCATCACTGAGCGTGATGGCACGTTCAATAATATTGCGAAGTTCACGGACGTTGCCCGGATAGTACTGTTCCAGCAGGAACTGGCGGGCTCTTTCTGTCAGAGGCTTGGTTTCAATATCCCATTCTTTACAGATTTTATGAATGAAGTGCTGCGCCAGCAGTAAAATATCGCTTCCACGTTCGCGCAGTGCAGGCAGTACCAGATCCATGACGTGAATACGGAAAAATAAATCCTGACGGAATCTGCCCTGCTGAACCAGTTCTTCCAGATCCTGGTGACTGGCACTGATCACCCGGAAATCGACATCAATTTCTGCTTCACTGCCAATAGGCCGTATCCGCTTTTCCTGAACAGCGCGTAACAGTTTGACCTGCATGCTTAAAGGCAGTTCAGCAATTTCATCGAGGAACAGGCTGCCGCCATGTGCAGACTGGATTAAGCCTTGTTTATCCTGGGTTGCACCGGTAAAACTGCCTTTCTTGTGGCCAAACAGTTCGCTTTCCATCAGGTCGCCAGGAATCGCACCGCAGTTGATCGCAATAAAAGGGCCTTCACAGCGGTTACTGAGCCGATGGATCAGATTGGCAACAACTTCTTTACCCGTACCGGATTCACCCGTAATAAACACAGGTGCCTGGGAGCGGGCAATTTTTTTCAGTGTTGTACGCAGATGCTGAATCGGCAGTGACTGACCAATCAGCATACGGTGTTCGAGCTGATCAGATTCAGGGACACTGCTTTTTTCAACAGGCTTGTTCAGTGCTTTTTCAAGTAACTGTTCCAGGTGCTTCTGATTGACAGGTTTACTGACAAAATCAAAGGCACCGGCTTTCAGTGCTGCGATCGCAATTTCCATATTTCCATAAGCAGTCAACACTGCCACTGGAAGCTGTGGGAAATGCTGCGAGATCAGATTGACGAGCTCCAGACCATTGCCATCAGGCAGATTCAGGTCTGTCAGACATGCATCATACTGATGTTCTGAAAGCAGTTGTCTCGCCTCTGAAAGGCGGTGTGCGATGTGTGTTTTAATCCCCATGCGTGCAAGGGTCATTTCCATGAGCACGCATAAATCTACTTCGTCATCCACCAACAAAACGAGTGGTTTTAAATCCACTGTAACACCCCGATAAAATTAATTTAAATAAACGCGTGGGCATTCAATCCTGAAACAAGCCCCTTGTTTTTGTTCTACATAGCTCAGCTTAGCCTGATTGGCTTCGCAGAAGCTGTGTGATAGATACAATCCTAAACCAGTTCCGGTAATTTCGGTACTGAAAAATGGTTGAAACAGGTAGGCAATATCCTGCAAGGCAACGCCAGAACCATAGTCACGGACGTCAATCTGAATGTTTTTGCCCTCAGCCTGTATGACCAGTTCAATACAGTTCTGATCGGGAGCATTATGCCGGATTGCATTGCGGATCAGGTTGATCAGTACCTGTCTGAGCTGTGATTCATCAAAGCAGACAGTCAGGTCGCTGCTTTGCAGATGACAGCGGATTTTCTGGGAGATGTCTGAAAGATCTTCTTTAATAAACTGAGGAATAAAGGTCGGAAGCTGAATTTCAGTCGGATGGGTTTCCCTGTTGCGCACCATACTGAGTGTATCACTGATAATTTTATCAATCCGTTGAGTCTGCCGGCTGATCATCTGGCTCAGACTTTGCTGCTGCTCTGCGTCACTGCCGGCAAACAGGACATTGGCCTGTGCAATAGCAGCAAGAGGGTTTCGGATTTCATGGGCAATACTGGCAGACAGCTGTCCCAGTGCAGCCAGTTTCAGCTGCTGAACCTGTTGATTGATACGCCGTGCATCCTGAAGCACCAGCAGTGTCAGCGTCTGGTGAGGCACAATCAGTTTCTGTACTTCAATATGCACCAGATAACTGCTGAACTGTGATTCAAACTGGAATTTTTCACCATTCTGTAACTGATCAAACTTCAGAATATCAAACAGGTCGGGCTGTAATTTATACAGTGGATAAATATTAAAGGCATACAGCGGAGAGATACCCAGCAGGGTGCAGGCAGCAGGATTACTCAGCACCACATGGCAGTTTTCATCCAGTACCAGATAACCCATCTCCACCTGTTCCAGGATGTAGCGGTTAATATTCTGTAAGCGGTCCAGTTCGATGGACTGGTGAAAATTCAGTGTTTCCAGAATCTGGAAGCGACGGACGGCTACCAGCCCACAGCCGTACACAACAAAAAACATAATGGCGAGCAGTACGCTGTTTCCAATATTGTTTAATGAGCTGAGGGCAAACAGGCTGCTGATAAAATGCTGATAAATGACACTGATCACGGCAATCAGTGTAATCACCAGCGCTTTTCTTGAATTCAGTAATAAAGAAGCTGCAAAAATAGTGATGACAAAGAGCAGGCTCAGATGCAGATTGGGGCCATTGGCAGCAAAGGTCAGCAGACTGAGGACTGCAACATCGACCACAAAAATCCAGGTCAGTTGCTGGGTAATATGAACAGGAATATTTTTCATCCCGATCAGTTGCAGGCAACCCATCAGGAAATAACCGATCAATGTATATAAGTAAAGCTGTGGATGCTGATAGTCTGATGCCAGCTGTACAGAGGTGATAATAAAAATCAGTAACATACAGCATGAAATAATCATACGGTATGCAGCGTACCACATGCCCAGATGATATTGATTCATTTCTGAAGTGAGTGAGTTCTGGATCATGTGGACGTTTCAGTAAAAGACAATTCAGGGTTTGATTAAGCCGTATCGGATGGCCAGGTGGGTCAGCTTAACATCACTGTCCAGGTTCAGTTTTTCAAAAATACGGTAACGGTAAGTATTGACCGTTTTTACGCTCACAAACAGTTTATCGGCAATTTCCTGCGCACTGATACAGTTGACCACCATCATCGCAACCTGCATTTCACGTTCTGAAAGTGCATCAAACGGAGACTGTTGGGTATCTGATAAATAAGAGCTGGCAAGCTGTTCAGCAATATCTGCGCTGA encodes the following:
- a CDS encoding S41 family peptidase, which codes for MVQYGKSVVLLTALLMFLNHSAFAAPSAAGSDFDEGETRTYDEVPVEPIQQFVQIYGIVKENYVNEKSDDALFQQAIKGLVGGLDRYSRYLSPEDYKQLLQYTEGDIASVDFELAYDSSLHQWVIQGLKKDADSSRQGLRNGVSVFKVDDHELRKLNHDQVNNLLTGSIGSTLSIQLAQNSIPISLVRNKKLETDIQSQLLHNQVLVLRVKVFKQETANEIKNLIEAHSGSKLKAVLLDLRNNPGGLLSSAVETADLFLNQGIIVSTKSRAEGDQQFQALPGFEFQNLKVGILINNRSASAAEVFTAALKEHKRAWVIGEKSYGKGVVQKLFPLSNGAALQMTVSHYYTPSGRMIEGTGIYPDQLYPLQQDVKEDIYLNHVAEMLVNRK
- a CDS encoding sensor histidine kinase, whose product is MIQNSLTSEMNQYHLGMWYAAYRMIISCCMLLIFIITSVQLASDYQHPQLYLYTLIGYFLMGCLQLIGMKNIPVHITQQLTWIFVVDVAVLSLLTFAANGPNLHLSLLFVITIFAASLLLNSRKALVITLIAVISVIYQHFISSLFALSSLNNIGNSVLLAIMFFVVYGCGLVAVRRFQILETLNFHQSIELDRLQNINRYILEQVEMGYLVLDENCHVVLSNPAACTLLGISPLYAFNIYPLYKLQPDLFDILKFDQLQNGEKFQFESQFSSYLVHIEVQKLIVPHQTLTLLVLQDARRINQQVQQLKLAALGQLSASIAHEIRNPLAAIAQANVLFAGSDAEQQQSLSQMISRQTQRIDKIISDTLSMVRNRETHPTEIQLPTFIPQFIKEDLSDISQKIRCHLQSSDLTVCFDESQLRQVLINLIRNAIRHNAPDQNCIELVIQAEGKNIQIDVRDYGSGVALQDIAYLFQPFFSTEITGTGLGLYLSHSFCEANQAKLSYVEQKQGACFRIECPRVYLN
- the gpmI gene encoding 2,3-bisphosphoglycerate-independent phosphoglycerate mutase, which translates into the protein MTDATAGKIPHVLVIMDGVGHREAVEDNAFLAAKTPNLTMMQEKHPHSLISGSGEDVGLPDGQMGNSEVGHMNLGAGRVLYQDFTRITKDIRTGDFFEHEVLVDAVEKAKAAGGAVHIMGLLSQGGVHSHEDHIVAMCELALKRGSTVYLHAFLDGRDTPPRSAQPSLEKLDALFAQYPGQGRIATMIGRYFAMDRDNRWDRVEQAYRLLTEGEAVRTAATAVEGLEQAYAASENDEFVKATRIGDIARVSDGDSIVFMNFRADRAREITRAFVEKDFAGFERKVVPALSKFVMLTRYQATIDAPVAYMPEGLKNSIGEYLSGLGKTQLRIAETEKYAHVTFFFSGGREDEYPGEKRILIPSPNVATYDLQPEMSAPEVTDNLVNAINSGEFDLLVVNYANGDMVGHTGVFDAAVKAVETVDSSLGRLYEAVMAKKGHMLITADHGNVEQMQDYVSGQVHTQHTTELVPFIYVGPTSATIADGGVLADVAPTLLSLMQIPVPEEMKGRNLITLKN
- a CDS encoding sigma-54-dependent transcriptional regulator, producing MEMTLARMGIKTHIAHRLSEARQLLSEHQYDACLTDLNLPDGNGLELVNLISQHFPQLPVAVLTAYGNMEIAIAALKAGAFDFVSKPVNQKHLEQLLEKALNKPVEKSSVPESDQLEHRMLIGQSLPIQHLRTTLKKIARSQAPVFITGESGTGKEVVANLIHRLSNRCEGPFIAINCGAIPGDLMESELFGHKKGSFTGATQDKQGLIQSAHGGSLFLDEIAELPLSMQVKLLRAVQEKRIRPIGSEAEIDVDFRVISASHQDLEELVQQGRFRQDLFFRIHVMDLVLPALRERGSDILLLAQHFIHKICKEWDIETKPLTERARQFLLEQYYPGNVRELRNIIERAITLSDDSQIDLQHLQSAPLRQFSVKPLQSSSETEETAPQTVSEPVVSSTRKLPEEGLELHLEKVEKEILMNALNLTHWNRTLAAKKLGMSFRSLRYRLKKFGLDSDED